The following are from one region of the Acanthopagrus latus isolate v.2019 chromosome 2, fAcaLat1.1, whole genome shotgun sequence genome:
- the slc33a1 gene encoding acetyl-coenzyme A transporter 1: protein MEHQDLTTHKNGRQRKLAGTNVARDMDRGETSSSEPEVEEEAEGLIRGSDSEDRRHRVRPGVRGELGNILLLLFLYVLQGIPLGLAGSIPLILQGKSVSYKDQAFFSFVFWPFSLKLLWAPLVDALYFSKFGRRKSWLVPTQYLLGLFMLYLSMTVNSMLQSEGGPKIVTLTGVFFMLAFLAATQDIAVDGWALTMLSRENVGYASTCNSVGQTAGYFLGNVLFLALESADFCNKYLRVEPKDTGIVTLSDFLFFWGVVFLISTTLVAIMKRENDHGRGKRRVQQEETQGVMETYKLLFSIVKMPTVFTFCSLLLTAKMGFSAADAVTGLKLVEAGVPKEQLALLAVPMVPLQILLPVIISKYTAGPRPLDVFYKAFPFRLLIGLEYALLVWWTPSVKQEGGFPVYYYAIVLLSYALHQVALYSMYVACMAFHAKVSDPLIGGTYMTLLNTVTNLGGNWPSTVALWMVDPLTSKECQGAVGQSCGSPAEAGLCIKEGGACVTTLDGYYVESVVCVVIGLAWWVWLGKKIRRLQEQSPAAWRCRVDQ from the exons ATGGAGCACCAAGATTTGACCACACACAAGAACGGGCGGCAGAGGAAGCTGGCGGGTACTAACGTCGCGAGGGACATGGACAGGGGAGAGACGAGCTCCTCTGAGCCAGAAGTGGAAGAGGAAGCGGAGGGTCTCATCAGAGGGTCAGACTCTGAGGACAGGAGGCACAGAGTCCGGCCCGGGGTCAGGGGCGAGCTGGGGAACattttgcttcttcttttcctctacGTGCTGCAGGGGATTCCTCTGGGACTGGCTGGTAGCATACCACTTATCTTACAGGGTAAGAGCGTCAGCTACAAAGATCAAGCCTTCTTCAGCTTCGTCTTCTGGCCTTTCAGTCTGAAGCTCCTCTGGGCACCACTGGTGGATGCTCTCTACTTCAGCAAGTTTGGTAGAAG AAAGTCCTGGCTGGTACCCACACAGTACCTGCTGGGCCTCTTCATGCTCTACCTTTCTATGACAGTCAATTCAATGCTGCAGAGTGAGGGAGGACCAAAAATTGTAACCCTTACTGGAGTCTTCTTTATGCTGGCCTTCCTGGCAGCCACACAG GACATAGCTGTTGATGGCTGGGCCCTGACTATGTTATCCAGGGAGAATGTGGGCTATGCTTCTACATGCAACTCTGTGGGCCAGACGGCTGGCTACTTCCTAGGGAATGTGCTTTTTCTGGCTCTGGAGTCTGCAGACTTCTGCAACAAATACCTCAGAGTAGAGCCCAAGGACACGGGCATTGTCACCCTGTCAG ACTTCTTGTTCTTTTGGGGAGTGGTGTTCTTGATTTCCACAACGTTGGTGGCCATcatgaaaagggaaaatgatCACGGCAGAGGAAAAAGGCGAGTCCaacaggaggagacacagggtGTCATGGAAACCTACAAGCTGCTGTTCTCCATCGTCAAGATGCCCACAGTCTTCACCTTTTGTTCCCTGCTCCTCACTGCTAAA ATGGGCTTCTCTGCAGCAGATGCAGTGACGGGTCTGAAGCTGGTGGAGGCTGGAGTTCCCAAGGAGCAGCTGGCATTGCTGGCTGTGCCCATGGTGCCTCTGCAGATCCTGCTACCTGTGATCATCAGTAAATACACAGCAGGGCCCAGACCTCTCGATGTCTTCTACAAGGCCTTCCCTTTCAG GTTGCTCATAGGACTGGAGTATGCTCTGCTGGTTTGGTGGACCCCCAGTGTGAAACAAGAAGGAGGATTTCCTGTTTACTATTACGCGATAGTGCTGCTGAGCTACGCATTGCAccag GTGGCGCTCTACAGCATGTATGTGGCCTGCATGGCCTTCCACGCCAAAGTGAGCGACCCCCTAATCGGCGGGACCTACATGACGCTGCTGAACACAGTCACTAACCTCGGTGGGAACTGGCCCTCCACTGTGGCTCTGTGGATGGTGGATCCACTCACCTCTAAGGAGTGCCAGGGGGCCGTCGGGCAGAGCTGCGGCTCTCCAGCGGAGGCGGGG CTGTGCATTAAGGAGGGCGGCGCCTGTGTGACGACGTTGGATGGCTACTACGTGGAGTCAGTGGTGTGTGTTGTCATTGGTTTAGCCTGGTGGGTGTGGTTAGGGAAGAAAATACGGCGGCTGCAGGAACAGAGCCCCGCTGCATGGAGGTGCAGAGTCGATCAGTGA